The Onychomys torridus chromosome 4, mOncTor1.1, whole genome shotgun sequence DNA window CGCACATGACCATCTGAGCCACTACTTCGGACCTTTTAACGAGTACGTTGCTCCCCTAGTCGCTTCGGCGTAAACCACTGAATATGGAATCTACCGAACCCTGTGCCCGGCGAGACCAGCTGATATCCGCGGGCCCCGCGTCCTGGCACGTGGGACGTGTCTGGAACTACATTTCCCGGCGCCCCCCGCTGTCGGGGGCGTGTCTGGAACGAGGGGCGTGGCCGCTGGGCGTGGCCGGCTACAAAGGCGGCCGGCAGCCCGCGGGGCTCAGAGTAGGCGCTTCGCAGCGGACCGAAGAGCGGCGCAGGACGGCGTGGGGGAGTCGGATTCGGCCTGCGACGTCTCCGCATGCGCCGGCCGGCTCGGTAGCGGCGGCCCCGATGCTGCTGCAGCCCGCGTGTGCCCCGAACGTGTTCTCGCGGCCGCCCGCCGCCCCCAGCGCCATGCACGGCTCGCAGAAGGACACCACGTTCACCAAGATCTTCGTGGGCGGCCTGCCCTATCACACCACCGACTCATCGCTCAGAAAGTACTTCGAGGGCTTCGGAGACATCGAGGAGGCCGTGGTCATCACCGACCGCCAGACCGGCAAGTCCCGCGGCTACGGCTTCGTGAGTGCCCGCGGCGCGCGCACCTGCCgccgcccctcccccaccgccTCCCAGACCCGCCGCGCGCAGCCGGGACTCCGGGGCTTCCCGGGGCCGTCGGCCCTTCCCCCACACTTTCCAGCCTCCCCAAATAAGCGTCAGCTTTAGCACTAGCTACTTGAAGACGGTTTCCCACTTCCTTCCACTCTAGTGTCCCCAAACTGCTCCCCTGAGAAAGTTAACGGTACTTACTCCTGGGCAGAACAGCCTTTGGGGCGGGGGGTTGCTCCTCCAGAGATTCTCTTTTGCTCCACCTCCCAGGGGATTGTTGCTGTCCTTGAAGGCTTGATTTCCCAGCACTTGAACTTAGGGGAAGGAGCTGCAATCCTGCAGAGAAGACAGCTCCAAGGGTCCTAAGTACTAGATACCCTCCTGggaggaaagacccagggatggCCTGATGCCCCGGCAGgacctcttcctctctgtcctgctTCCTTAGCCAGCCACCAAACTCCCTGACCCTCTGTGTTCCCGCAGGTGACCATGGCGGATCGGGCAGCAGCTGATAGGGCCTGCAAAGACCCCAACCCTATCATCGACGGCCGCAAGGCCAATGTGAACCTGGCCTACCTGGGTGCCAAGCCTAGGAGCCTGCAGACTGGTGAGAGTTGGAGTTTTTTTCCAGCCCTTGTTTCTATATTCAGCTTTGCTCTGTCTGATGGAATacactgccctcccctccccccttgtCCCAGAGTGGCGGCCAGCGGTCATGTGCCTGCCGAGCCAGCCTGGGGCAGCCACCCCTAGCTTGGGAGCTTCGTCGGCAGTGTATAGTCCCCAGGATACCGAGTCTCAAATATCTGCCCTGctggtggtggggagggaagaaGTCTGTTGCTGAGGAGGCTGGAGATTAGGAGTCTCCGAGAGAAGCTGCTGGCACCTGTGGACTTCTGTGCTTTGACTGGGTGTTTTGAGAATTCACGAGCAGGGACAGAGGTGGTGGCTGGGATAGGAGAAGGAAGCTAACTACCGTTTGTGACTAGGGGGGTGATGGCCCCTGTGAGTCTATCTCCCTGTGGCTCTGGGACCTACCCAACCTTACACTGTTCCTAACTGTCCTCTTGTTTTAGGCTTTGCTGTTGGTGTGCAGCAGTTACACCCCACCTTGATCCAGCGCACCTATGGGTGAGTGGATATAGCTGGTGTGGGTGGTAGGGCTTTGGGGTGGGACTGCTGTGGGCCTCTCCGTCTGAGACCTGAAAGGCTGGGGCAATGACTGTTttcagaaattggcttgtgttttGGAAGTGTGGAGAGAGAGATAAGACTAATTTCTCTAACTCAAAGTGGGGAAGCACACGCCTTCCAGCCTGGTGCACACCTTGCCGCCCTTCCTTTCCTTACCTGTTCAGTGGATGTGGGGACAGCTGTTCAgactcgggggggggggtgttcagtCCACACCCAGTGCAGGCAGCCCTCCTCAAGTGTCAGCAAGGCTGGGCCTGGTGGGCTGGGCTCTTCCTGGGTGCTCTCTGATGTGGGCCAGTGCCATGAAGGTAGCCTGTGTGGGTCTGTACCAGGTGAGGTTTGGTGTTTGTGAATGGCATAGTAGGCCACTGTCACTAGTCTTGTGTGAGTCACTTGCTCTGTGTCCCACCTCCTTCCAGCCTAAAAAGGGACAGGCCTGGCAGCTGCTTAGGGAAGGGCTCACACACTTAAGGGACACAAAAGTTAGACTCTGCCACTTGGTTTGGCCACAGTCACCTGTTTATCCAGTGTAGACTGGCCGTGAATGGGCCCTGTTGGTGGGAACTCTGACACCCACCCCACTTTGTAATGGCAAGCTTGCCAGATTCTGACTGCCAGGTTTTTGTGTCTCAGCTGAGTGGGTGGGGTAGAGCGGGGTGTCTGGGGGCTGGTGCTGAGTGGTAGAGTGGGGTGTCTGTGGGGCTGGAGCTGAGCTTGGCCGGCACCGTGGGTCAGATGGCTGGAAAGGGTGCAGCTTTCTCCTTCTAAGTGCTTGTCCTGTGGGGCAGCACTTCTGATCTCCACGGCTATCCTTGGCAGTTGGCGTGAACCGAGCAGGGGCATATCTATGGGGAGCTGTGGTCTGGGCCCCAGCCTGCGCTTCCTGCCGTGGTGTTACTGTTCTCCTGGGGAAGTACTTGGGGTGCTACTATGGCACATAGTGCCAGGTCACTTTTTTGGCCTGGGATCTATTCTAGCCAGTCTGGAAGGAGTTTGGGAACATCCCAGCCATGATATCCTCAAGCTAGCTTCTCCCCTGCCGGCTGTGTAAGGGGGTGTCCCTACTTCTGGTAACTTGCTGTGCTCCTGGGCCTGGGTTTCAGGCTGGTGCTAGGCTGAGCTGAGATATGCTCACACAGACAGTTGCTTACTCTGGGACAGGACCTTCCCACTGGCTCTGACACATAATAATGGCCTTGCAATCACTagtgtctggcctctgtggccctCAAATCTAGGTTCACAGCCTGTCTGTTACTGTCCGACTGAACCCCTTTATTGCCTTTTCTCATCTGGAAATAGGGACCCCAGTACTTAAGGACAGCATGCTCTAGTCTTCTGGAAAAGGCCTTCCTCCTGTCCTCGTAGATGGCTAATGACTTACCCGGGGGGCTGAGGTTTGAACCTGTATACTCAGGGCACACTTGCTGTCTTTGGGTGCAGGCATGTTCCAGGATCCCTGACACTCAGGTGCAGCTGACATCGGGCCATAGTGATTTTTACCTAGATTAGTGGACTGGTCATCTAACACTGTGACTACAAAGCGGCCTCACAGTGTTTGTAGGTTGCCAAGGAGTGTAGACCCAAATGGACAGGTGGGCAGAGGGACCGGCTGGCCTACATTGCCATTGGTCCTTGGGTTCCTTCAAGAACATCCCACCTCATGCCCTTACCAgactctgggtgtggtggtggtgtggcagCCTCACTGCCTGGGCCGTTGCTGTAAGTGCCCTGCCCTCCAAGCTGGGAGGCAGAGTTGGGCTGTCAGCTGCCCCCTTTGTTTTTGCAGACAGTCAGGCCGGCCTGGCTGGTCCTGACCCAGCGGTTGGTTTTGTCAGTCAGCCTTAGTCTTCCCTGGCtgagggcttggtgggagctaGAGCCCTGGCGGTTCAGAGCCTGCAGGCACCTGCCTGGCTGTACTTTTCCTAGGCCTTCTGGGCCCTTGACATTCTGAAGATCCCACAGCCCACCTATAGGCCAAAGCACTGGTTAGAACTACCCATCAACTTACAGAGACTCTGAGAGAACCCGATGCTTTGCTGTTTGCCTGGGTCCCATTTGCTTGCCCCATCCATGCCTGCTTGTTGATGGAGTCTATATAGCCTGGatggatgtctgtacagacagccTGTGCCTGTCAATCATGTAACTGTATCTGAGGGCCAAGGCTTGGTATCTGGTGAAGCCTTCCTCAGCCTTTGCAATAGCTTTTGCCAGCCTTCAGGCCTGTGTGGTAGTCCCTGGTGGGGATAAGTGACCCAGGGCCTTCTAGCAAGGGGGGGTCTCTGCCAGTCCTGGAGCACAGTCAGTAGTGCAGGGGGGTAGGGAGGGCTGAACAGTTGGAGATCATCCCACCCTGGTTATGTGTTGATCTAGCTTGTCAGGGCCTCCCAGGGTCTGTCCACATTCTGCCTGAGGCTCACAGAGAGCCGAGATTTGCTTTTGGCCTGGCAGCCATTGGAACCTCTCCTGAACTATATTTGAAGGGTCTGTTGCTCCAGCAGGCTGCTCTCCGTGTTCTTAATGGGAACCTTGCTGTGGCAAGATGCCCAGGCACTCTGATCCTTTCTCCCCAAAATAGGGCCAGGCCCTAGGGTTTGGGGTCAGGCCAGGGTGTCAAGGCCGCTGGGTGTCAGGCTGCACCTCCGTACAGTAGCAAGGTTGACAAGGCCATGTTAAGGACTAACTGAGCATGGTGTATGGAACATGCTGATCCCAAGGCCATGGAAAGCTTTGGGGTTTCCCCTGGATGATCTCACTGACCTAAGCTTAGGGCCATATAGACTGCTGGCCTGCCCTCTCTCTCCCTAGGGCTACtcaagccctttcctcccttcccagcAACTCTGCACTCATGTGACGGTTTTTGGATGAGTGTGCTCAGGTCCCCGAGACCAACAACAATCGAGGATCATCCCTCTGGCTTGGGCTTTCCATAGACTGCTGTCTGTGGGATGGACCTGGTCCCCGCATGGAGATGTCTGTCTTGACGTCATGTCCCCGGGCCTGTGGACTAAGGGGAAGTGATGGGAGGTTCCAGTCAGAGTAAGAGTGCTGCATTGTCAGACTGTTGACTCAGAAGCTGAGTGAGGCGGACGTCCCCAACCCAGTGCCCAGGGTGGCCAGGACTACCTCCAGTAAAGCAGGGTGCTGCTGGGGGTGCTCCTCGGGAATGAACACTGCTGTGTGTTGAGTCTGACTGGCTTGTTAAGCCACATGCTGTTACTGGTGTAAATGAGTCCCATAGGGTCCCACGCTTTGCCAGCCATTTCCTGCATAGACAGTATACCTAGTGAGGGGAGGTTGGGGGAAGGGGCTGTTCCTGCCCTTCAGAGGGGTTTGTCCTAATTTGATGGAGTGCAGTGGAAGGTGAGGCCAGCGTGAGGCTGCAGTGGAGGCAGGTGTGTGACGGGCTCGTTCAGGAGGCCTGTCTAGGGGTGCAGCGGTGAAGCATCAGAAGTGCCGTAGGCACGACGCCAGGCCCAGAGCAGCAGGTGTGAGCATGCTCACCCCACCACCTGTGTGTTATCTTGGGGGTGGCTCTGCTTGCTTCCCCATCATCACTTCCTGTTTGGCAGCCTGTCTGCAGGCAGGCGTGGGCTGTCCTGTCTGACCCTCCCAGAGGGCGTGCAGCCTAGGCTGCTGCACCTGCTGTTTGTCCCTGTCTGCTGTGACAGAAGCCAGCCTCCAGGGCGTGTGTAGGTTCCTCTCAGGGTAGGGTTATTGCCAGGTGCCCAGGGGGCCGCTTCTGAAGCCCGAGGCTGTGAGGGTCTATGGCTTAGTCTCTAGGAAGGGTTTATAGAGGCTGGCCTGGTTAGCCCCAGAGATGTGTCCATGGCATGGAGGTCCACCAGGTGGCCCAGTGCCCCTAGATGTTCTTGGCCCAAGAGTTTAGACATCCATTGGAACAGTGGCCTTGTTCCCCTACCCCAGCTCTCCTTTGGGCTCAGTGTCAGCTGGGAACTGACAGGGAGTCTACAGTACTTCTGACCCTCCCTTTGTGTCAGGCCAGGGACCCTAGCTCAACTGGTGTGACCACAGTGCCCCCTGCCAGGAGTCTTGCAGCAAAGGGAGACAGACCCACACAGGATGGTACAAGAGCTGTAGAGGGAAGGGGACTGTGGGGTGATGATATGGGAGCAGAGACCAGCAATGTTTGGGCCCTTTtttctgaacccaggtcctgaagtgctgggatcaaagtcatgcacattgcttttttttttcctaaagaaaggCAGGGTCTTAGAGCTCAGCAGACTGTGAACTCCtgattccctgactctgcctcttgcttCTCTGGGACCTGAACCTAGCCTTATGTGTGCCAGACATGCTCTCTactcctgggctacacagcaatccccctgcttcccaagtactgggattcagATTGTTTTGAGGGCATCCCTCTACTGCTGGGTTGAGCCAGAAGGCCTCTCTTTGAGACCTCTGCCATCCAGCCTGAGACAGTGGAATCACCTGGACCACTAGCCCTGGGAGAAGCACTGAGATTCCA harbors:
- the Rbm38 gene encoding RNA-binding protein 38 isoform X2; amino-acid sequence: MLLQPACAPNVFSRPPAAPSAMHGSQKDTTFTKIFVGGLPYHTTDSSLRKYFEGFGDIEEAVVITDRQTGKSRGYGFVTMADRAAADRACKDPNPIIDGRKANVNLAYLGAKPRSLQTGFAVGVQQLHPTLIQRTYGALCFPEQTAQNLVKRKVRRGEMEERSMLLTSGWYPRRPP
- the Rbm38 gene encoding RNA-binding protein 38 isoform X1, producing the protein MLLQPACAPNVFSRPPAAPSAMHGSQKDTTFTKIFVGGLPYHTTDSSLRKYFEGFGDIEEAVVITDRQTGKSRGYGFVTMADRAAADRACKDPNPIIDGRKANVNLAYLGAKPRSLQTGFAVGVQQLHPTLIQRTYGLTPHYIYPPTIVQPSVVIPATPVPSLSSPYLEYTPSSPAYAQYPPAAYDQYPYAASPATATSFVGYGYPAAMPPALSAAAPAGTTFVQYQAPQLQPDRMQ
- the Rbm38 gene encoding RNA-binding protein 38 isoform X3 encodes the protein MLLQPACAPNVFSRPPAAPSAMHGSQKDTTFTKIFVGGLPYHTTDSSLRKYFEGFGDIEEAVVITDRQTGKSRGYGFVTMADRAAADRACKDPNPIIDGRKANVNLAYLGAKPRSLQTGFAVGVQQLHPTLIQRTYGAP